DNA from Leptolyngbya iicbica LK:
GCCCTGCTCGCCGCCCGTAACAATCACGACGCCGTCAAGCAGGCGGACTTTGCGGAAGCGATCGAGCGGGTCGTCGCCGGATTGGAGAAAAAGAGCCGCGTCCTGAACGACACCGAGAAAAAGATCGTGGCCTATCACGAAGTCGGTCACGCCCTCGTAGGGGCGGTGATGCCGGGGAGCGACCAGGTGGCGAAGATTTCCATCGTGCCGCGTGGCATGGCGGCCCTGGGCTACACCCTGCAACTACCGACGGAAGATCGCTTCTTGCGCAATGAGGCGGAACTGAAGGGCCAAATTGCCACGCTGCTGGGGGGGCGATCGGCGGAGGAAATCGTGTTCGGCAGCATCACCACCGGAGCCGCAAACGACCTGCAGCGGGCCACCGACCTGGCGGAACAAATGGTGACCACCTACGGCATGAGCAAGGTGTTGGGGCCGCTGGCCTACGATCGCGGTAGCCAACCCGCCTTTTTGGACAATGGCATGATGCAAAATCCCCGCCGCGCCGTCAGCGCCGAAACTGCGAAGGAAATCGACCATGAGGTGAAGGAACTGGTGGAAGCTGGGCACCAGCGTGCCCTCGCGATTCTGGCTGCTAACCGCGACCTGATGGAAACCATCACCCAAAGCCTGCTGGAGTCTGAAGTGATTGAAGGGGAAAGCCTGAAGGAGTGGCTGTCGCAAGTGCAAGTACCTGACGAGCAAATGCTGACGGTTTGAGGCGGCGGAAGCCTGCTTGGGGAGAGGGGCGATCTCTTATACCCTTTCGGGTGAATGCAAACTGAGTCAGTCGATACCAGCTTTTGTTGATGGTTCAGGCCTGTCGCCAATTTTCGATCTGCAAGTTGGGAACACGCTCAAACTCACGTTGGTTAGCCGTAACCATCACCAAGTTATGATGAAGGGCCGTGGCGGCAATCAGGACATCATATGCGCCAATGGGCTGCCCTTGAGATTTCAGCACCGCTCGAATTTGTGCGGCTTGTTCAGCTTCGGCAGTGCCGAAAGGCAACTGTGTTGCGGAAGAGAGAATGCCAGCGATCGCGGGTTCAACTTTCTGCGCTCGCTGCGGGTTGAGCACCAAGCCGTAGCGTAGTTCCATGACAGTGATGGCTGAGATAGCAACGTCAACTGGTGGCGTTTGCTTGAGTCTTGCGATTGTTCCCGCTTCGCCTTTGATGAAGTCGCTGATGACGCAGGTATCGAGCAGATAGCGCATCAAAATAGCTCCGGTTCACGGGGCGGCAGGAGTTCTTCGCGGTAGGCTTCAAACGCGGGAAAGTCCGGAGTGCCTTCATAGGACAAAACCAATTCTGACCACTGGGATGTGGTGGCAGTTGTTGGTTGAGTTGCCTGACGCAGAGCTTGCAAGATCAATGCTTGAAGCGAAACTTTAGATTGAGCTGCCCGATACATCAAACTTTGCTCAAGGTCTGGGGGTAAGTCGATCTTAATTTCCATCGCATGTCTTCTCCAATCAAGATATGTGTCTTATTGTCCCAGTGATAGATGGCCTGTAAATCATCTAGTACAGACATTCTACTCTTTAGTATTCATCGACAAATTGGGGATGAACCCAGAGAAATTCGCGCCGCTTATTTTGCACTTTCTCCAAACCGCCAAAGCCAGGATCTTTATCTTTGAGCAAAGCATGGAGTTCTCGGAGCATGGCACCTTGAGCGCGAATAGCCTCCCCATGCTCAAACTCGGCTTCATCTCGTTTGGTATGCCAATCGACCGCAATGTTGCTGCTCTTGATGCCAAACTCCAGACTTTTTTGACCGAGATCGAGTTCTTCTTTGATGCCTTGGTAGGTGCTGTCATCGAGCATGAACTGGGTGGTGGAGGCGGCGACAGGTAAAACCAAGCTCAAAGTCCCGGTCACAAATTTGAAAACGGGAACGGCTTTGGTAAACCACTCGCGATTGAGTTCTAGTTCATAGACACCTTGCTTGGGGGCGTCTGGATTTAAGACGGGCAGGGGTTTGCGGGAATGTTCACACCAGAGCGTAAGTCGGAATTTTTCGGCAACCCAGTTGGGGCGATCAAAGAAACCCGGATCAACAGGCTGAAAGCTAAACAACCGAGGGCCTTCTTTGGCTTCATCAATGAGCATTTGCATGAGGTAAGCGAACTGCTGATCGATACGGCTCATCATTGCCCGCTGCTCTCGCGATAATGCCTGATATCGCTGGTGTTCGCGGCGGTCAAGCTTTACGAGATCGCTGCGGATGGCATTCTCAAGATCCTTAGCCATATTTTGAAACTGGTCGATCCCAATTACCTGGGAGGGGGCTGGCGTGGTGGGGGCGTTGTTCAGCAGTTGATCAATGTTTTGCCACTCGTCACAACCGGATACCGTACAGGGGAATTCGGGGCGATTTTTCTTTTTGCTTTCGATCAGCTTTTGCACTTCAAAAAGCCCCTGTCCTGGGTTTTCCATGCCGCAGGGCGCAATACAAGGCACCATGATGTTGCAATTCAGCCCTTCCCAAAAGCTCTCGACCAACCATTTGACCTCTTCGGTGAGGTAAGAGAGAAAGCGTTCTGGATAGGCGGCGCGGACAGTGATTTTGACATCGTTACCGATGTGTTCCAGCAGGGCGCGACCGTTGTAGTCGTTATCGAGCATGAGACCCCGCTGCCAATGGACGCTGTCGGGGTAGTTGTTGCGACCCAAAGAATATTTGTGGAGGCGGACGATGAGTTGGTAAAACAGCCCTTCAGCGTTGGCACTTTGGCCGCGATCGTCTACGATGCGGCAGATTTGGACTTGTTGGCGATCTCCAGCTTCAGGTTCTGCGCCCCAGTTGGGCAGTTGCTCTGGGCGTTGGTCGGGCACCAATTGGGCAATCAGGTGAGTATTGCTGGCTTCGGGCACAGCGGGATCGAGGACGACTCTGTAGGAAAGATCGAAGCGCTCCATCAGCCGCAGAAAGATGGGATGGAGTTCTATGGGATAGCCCGTTTCGCCTTTAAACGGGGGATGGCTCCAGAGTTGGCTGAGATGCTCAAACTCGACGAGGCCATTGCGATCGCGGGTCAACTCATCATCAAGGACAAAGCTGATGGCTTTGGCGAGCCAGTCGGGTTGCAGGATGACGGTATCCTTAAGGATTTCGTCGTAGTGGTAGTGGATGAGATAGCCCAGGGTGTGGGACACGCGCACAAACAGTTCAGCGGCAAAGCCTTCGAGTCCGTGTTCTTCACAGAGGGCGATGACATCGCTGTAGGGCATATAGGGCTTGCCGGAAGCTTCCAGCAATTCGCGAATCTGCTGCCATTTGGTCGGTACTTTGCGACCCATGCCGGGAAGAGTCGCGGCAACCTCCGCAATGGCCTCTCGCAATTCGGCAATGCCCGTGCCCTCTTTGCTATCGATGTGGTGAAAGCCCAGAACGGTATCGCTACCAAACAGGTCAATTAATTCTTGACGATCAATGTCGGGCTGACGTTGACCAGGCCCACCGTGAGTAGCAACCACCAGAATCTTGGCATCCGGCTCTCGATGCTTAATCAGCGTAATCCACTCTTTGACAAACCCCTGCTGTGGCCCCTCACGGGGCTTCCACACCACCAGATAGACTGCTGTAGAGCTGAAAAAGAGCTGATGAGTGGGACGATAAACCCGCTGCCCTCCAAAGTCCCAACCGTTAAGTGTAATTTCTGTTCCGTTGTTTGAAGCGTTGACAATGACAGGCTTAATCTCAATACCATGAGTCGTGGGGCGGCCTTCTAACCAGTCATCACCCCGCAATGATCCCAGCAAGCAACTTTTCCCAACCTCGCCCTCCCCAACCAAGATTAACTTGGCTTCACTCAGTAATACTTCTCCTTCTGCTCTGGCCCTCAAATATTGAGAAATCGCTCTCATGCCTTGTTCGTAAGCTGCTGAGAGATCAGGATTCAGTGGGTTATGGTCAAGCTCAATTTTAATGAGTAGGGGAATCTGTACTAGAGAAGTAGGTAGATCAATTAAATGATTAGACTCCAATTCGAGACTTTCGAGGTTTTTTAAATCTCCGAGCCATTCAGGCAAAAATTTGAGTTGGCACTTATAAGCCCAGAGTCTCCTAAGTTGCTTCATATGCCTGACAGAGCTTGGAAGATTTCCTAAATAATTACCTCCTGCTACGTAACCTAGCCCGAGCTGCCGTAGTTGTTTAAGTGATGAGAAACTATTAGGCAATTTCGATAATTGGTTATCTGTTAAATTCAGACTTTGTAACTGATTCAAAGCAAAAAATACTTCTGGCAATTCTTTTAATTGATTTCCAGCAAGCCCCATAAACCTTAGCTGGTGTAAGGATCTTATTGTAAGAGGTATCGTCTCCAATTGATTGTCAGTAAAATCGAGGGAGCGTAATTCAGTCAGATCCCCGATCCATTCAGGCATTTCCGTTAGCTGATTGCCAGAAAAATAAAGATTCTGCAATTGCCTAAAGTTTTGAATGAATCCCGGCAATTCCGTCAATTGGTTGCCAGAGAAATCAAGTTTTTGCAATTGGGTGAGAGTGGCGATCGCCTTAGGCAATTCCGATAATTGGTTACCAGAAAGGTTAAGCGATTGCAATTGGGTGAGAGTGGCGATCACCTCGGGTAATTCCGCCAATTGGTTGCCAGAAAGATTCAGCGATTGCAATTGGGTGAGAGTGGCGATCGCCTCGGGTACTTCTGTTAAGCCCAATCCACTGAGATCAAGTTCCGTCGCACCCTCCTGACGGGCTGCTTCAATTCGTCGTTCTGCTTCCTGGTAGGCTTCATCTCGCGCCATATTCTCTCACCAAGCTTTCTGCCACCTCCGTTATAGCTTTCGTAGGTGCATCCGCGTAGCGATGCACCATTCCATTCATGTCGGGCGGTGCATTAGCTTCGCTGAATGCACCCTACGGGGGGCAATTTGGGGGAGAGGCACCTATTCCATCTGCAAGTGGGCCTTAATTTCGGGCAACTGCTGCTGGGCATAGTCGTAACCCGTTTGGATAATCGCCTTAGCCTGATGAAAGTCAAAGATACCGTACTGACTCAAGGGTGGCTGTAGCAGAATCTCGGGCGGATGCTCAGTGAGCATGCTGTGCGTGACGCGCTGCTCCATCACATTAAGCGACACTCCAATTACATCAAAAATGTTGGGGCCTTGCCGTTCTTCCGGCATCCAGTTGTCGAGCTTGGCTTGCAGTTGATCTTGCAGGGTTGCGTACTGGTCTTGAAGGCGTTGCAAAACCTTGGCGGCGCGGGTGCTCTGAAATTGGTCGGCCAGGCGATCAAGCTGCTCGGGCATGCGGTTGCGATCGCTCTCCGAGGCTTCGGTCAGGGGATTGTCTGACGACTCAGCACCGCGATCGCCATCCGCCATCTCTGGATCTGAATCATCGGGCTGATTGCGGGTTGGTGCGGCAGTGGAGTCAGTGCTCATTTCCCCAGACGTTTCATCCGGCGGAGCGGGATGATTGAGATTCACCGCCAGCACCACATCGACGCCCAAGCGGCGGGCCACATCCACCGGCACGGGGTTCACAATACCGCCATCTCCCAGATGACGACCAGAATGCAAGAATGGGGTGAAAATGCCCGGAATTGAAATGCTCGCGCGAACGGCATCGGCCAGGTGTCCCTGCTCTAAACAAACGGGGCCGCCAGTTTCGAGATCCGTCGCGACGCAGCAAAAGGGAATGGTGGTGTCTTCGATGTGGCGATCGTAGAGATGCTCCGACAATAAGTCGTAGATGCGGTTGCCATCGAGCAACCCCGTGCTGGGAAAGACCACATCAAAATACGAGACGATCGCCCGCCAGTTGAGGTTTTGCACAAAGGCTTCAAGTTCATCGAGTTCATCCGCCGCATAGATGGCCCCGACAAAGGCTCCGATGCTAGAGCCCGCGATCGCGTGAATCTGAATACCGGCCTCCTCCAAAGCACGAATGACGCCAATATGCGCCCATCCCCTCGCTCCGCCACTGCCTAGCGCTAGCCCCAAGGTCTTCACCAAGTCTCTGTCCCCTTGTGGTTAATGACACACACAGCATACGTGCTGCCACCAATTTCGTTAGACCAAGAAGCAGAATTGAACCGGTTTAATCCACCTTGGTTTCATCCACTAGCGTCAGGCTCACCCAGGTGCCCTGAACGGAATATTGGCGAATCAGGCGTTGGCGATGGGTGGGAGAAATCAGCCAGCCGACTTCCAGAAACAGCGGTTGGCGCGGCGTGATCGCGGTGGGACAGGTCGAGGACGCGCCATCGGGCAAAAGCAACACCTGCACCGGCTGACTCCCGGTGGTGAAAAGAAGGCGATCGCCACTCACCACCCCCTGCGACTGAATGGATGGCCCCCCATCGCCAAATTGCAGCGTTTGTTCTACGGTACCGCTGTGATGGGCGATCGCTAAGCGCGTGGCATAGGTGTCATCCGGGCGCAAATCGGGATACACCGTGGTCGCTTCTCCCACCCAGGTGCCGACCAATTCCTCGACTCGCAATGGGGAGCGCGTCGAGGGCGCTGTGCCATCCAGATGTTCGCGAATCAGGGTGAGCTGGTGCAGGTCACGGTTTTTGTCAAAGAGCTGCACCAGGCGCAGGCGATGGTTGGCAGCAATCAAGCCCAGCTCCACGCCAAATTCGGAAAACGGCCCCCACTGCATGGAACCCTGAGAAAACGCGCCATTGTCCAAAAACAGCACACTTTTGGCCAGCGTGCGATATTGCAGCACTGTTTCCTGGGGCGGTTCTCCCGGTGGCTGTTTGGTAATGGTCTGCCGCATCAGATTGTCGTGATCCAGTGGCTGCAACTCAACCACGGTGGGCGTATCGGCCAACACCTCACCCGTCGGCGACACTTGTGTAAAAGAGCCGACCCAGCGCCCCGTATTTTTGAGCAACCGTTGCCATTGGGATGCCATCGTGCCTGCCCCTCAAACCTCTGAAATTCAGCGTCTCATGTTTTGTTGCGGCACTGGCCGTTCCGTAAATTTAGTTGATGGCAGTCACCGTCGAGCCAGTCGTGTCGATCGCCAGCGGGGTCGCATCCACAATTTCAATACCGGTTTGCTGCCAGGCTTGGGCCATCGCCTGGGCGATCGCGGCGGCCCGATCGGCGCTGCCCAACGCCAACAGGGTCGGCCCCGCCCCGCTAATGGTGACTCCATAAGCCCCGGCATCCCGCGCGGCCTGAGTCACCGCGTCGTAACCGGGAATCAGGGACTTGCGGTAGGGCTCGTGGATGCGATCGCCGATCGCCGTCCGCAACCAATCGCCATTCCCTGTCGCCAACGCTTGAATGAGTAGGCCCAGATGGCCCATCGTATAGACCGCATCCGCCCGCGAATATGCCGTCGGCAACACCGCCCGCGCCTGGGCAGTAGAAACCTCAAAAGCGGGGACCACCAAGATCGGAATAATGTCTGGATGCCACGGCACCTCGCATACCGTAGCCGTCCCCGCATCGTCTACCGTGGTCAGGCGACAGCCCCCCAACAACGCGGGCACCACATTATCCGGGTGTCCCTCAATTTCGGTGGCGAAATCCGCGAGCGCCTGGGCATCCAGAGGTTCCCCCGCCATCGCATTTGCCCCCAAAATGCCCCCCACGATCGCCGTCGAAGAGCTGCCCATCCCCCGGGCCAACGGCACATCCAGCTCAATTTCCAAGCTCAGTGCCGGAACGGGTTGCCCAATTTTGTGAAAGAACTTTTGAAACGCCACATAGGCCAAATTGGAAGCATCCGTGGTGACGCGATCGCTATCCAAACCCTGCACAGTAATTTGTAGCGTCTCGGCCGTCGGCAGCGACGCAAAGGTGAAGTGGTTGTAGCGGGTCAGCGCTGCCCCCAGACAGTCAAACCCCGGCCCAATATTCGCGGTGGTCGCCGGTACCGCTACTCGAAATGCCCCGCTCATGTCCCCTCCTTCCACGATCCTGCGCCGCTGTTACCCGCACTAGCGCCCCGAATATTACCATTCATTCTGGGGACCACGTTGAGTTCATCAAGATTCGAGCGCCGATTTCGCTAGACTAGATGCGGTCTGAGCCCAGGGAGAGCCAGCATGAGCAAACTGCTTGTTGTCGTCGGATTATCAATTGCGGGACTCAGCGCGATCGCCAGTAGCGCGATCGCTGCCGACGAGCAGACCACGGCTCGCCGCATGGCTGAGCTGCCTTTGCCCGCTTTGTCTGCCCCGCTGCCGCCAGCTCCCGAGCGCCCCGGTCAGAGCCTGACACAAATCTTTCCGCCCGAAAACTTTGCTGATGTCTCCCCCAATCACTGGGCCTACACCGCCGTCAGCACCCTGGCTGAAGACTACGGCTGCTTGGCTGGCTATCCCGATGGCACCTTTCGTGGCGACGAATTTGTCACCCGGTACGAATTTGCCGTCGCCCTCGAAGCCTGCCTGGATGCGGTTTTCCAACTCATTGACCCGCAGCAGCAAATCGACACCGAGCGGCTGCTGAATCAGCTCGAAGTCTTGCATCGCGAACTGGGCACTCTGGCAGACGACGTCGGCGAATTGGAGTCACCGCTAGAAACCGAGTAAATAGCTCCCTACCCCCAACTTAAGAGATCTCCGGAAAAGAAGTCCCCACTTGTAGGGTGTCATAAGCGCAGCGTCATGCAACCCAGGCCGGTATTTTGGGGTCCGGAACTCTCCTTAGGTCCTACTTCTGCTTGAGACAACAGTGGAGCTGTCGTTAATTAATGAGGCGGCGATCGTGGCTGATGCGATAAGTGATGGCGCAAATTACGCTGAGAAAACCTAGCCCCAGTAAACCTGCTAGGGGATTGCCACCGATACCGGTGACCCATTCCGGTACTTGCGCCGTTGCCACCATCAGGTCATTCACATCAACTTGATAATACGCAAACACCAGCCCGCCATGGAGTCCAGCCGCTGGCCCCAAAACTGTCGTGCGACGCTGCTGCCATCGCCCCGCCACGGGAATTCGGCGCGCCCACACTAGCGCCACTCCTAGCATGAGTAACCCCAAGAACTGGGGCCAGGTTGCCAAAATTGCCGAGAGGGGCCGCAAAAAGTGGGCGATCGCAAAAATGAGCGCATTCAGCCACAGAGCCGCAGCGGGACTAAAATCCTGTTCCAGTTCATACAGCAGCCAGCCGCGAAACAGAAGTTCCTCAGCCAGACCGACCCCCACCCCAACCAACAACCCTTCCAGCAACAAGCGACCGACGGCTGGCCCCGGCGGCTGCCAGGTGCTCCAACCCAAGAGCCATTGCAGGCCATATAGTAACCCGATGCCCACAACGCCACCCAGAAATGCGATCGCCCAACTCAGCCACCAGCGATCGCGCTGGCTAAACCCCAGCACCCGCCATGGATAGCGGCAGTGATGCACGCCCCGCAGCCACGAAGGCAAGCCCAACATAAAGACCATGAAGAGACTGATCGGTGCCCAGATGACCGACTGGCCATCCGTAGCAGCGTATTCCCAAAAGTAAAGCGGCAGCGCGATCGGTACCGCTAGCACAACGGCACCGGCCAAACCCACTACCACTCTCATCAGAGCCGGGCACCGTCGAACCAATAGCCAAAAACGTTTCAACAGCGCTCGGTTTACTCTTCCGGCTCAATAGAACTGGTGAGCCCCTTACCCTTTAAGCCTTCGCAGTAAAATTCCGCATGCTCTTGGGCACACACAATCACCACACCCACTTCAGAAACATGCGCCTGCATCATGACATTGACCGCTTGCGGCATCGACAAACTGGGAACCACCTTCATCAGCGACTCCACCACATACTCCATCGAGTTGAAGTCATCATTGTGCAGCAGTACGCGGTACCGGGGAGCCGGTTTTCGAACTGTGGATGTAGAGCGACTTTTAATCGTATCGACAGCCACCATAAGCGCCTCAATAAAGCTAGTTACTCGTTAAGTAGATCAATCTAGTGCCGATCGCACCAGCAAATTGTGTTGAATTTGCCTCAAAGTCCAGAAGCCCTCATTGGCCAACCGCGCCATCCCGCAAGCTCCAACATCGTCGCCCGAAGCAAGACGCTGATCGCAGGATAATTTCATGTTCACCACAGATGGCTTTGGTGGGATTCTAGACTATTAAATCTTAATTGAGATTTTCGGCCCTGACAAAGAAAAACTGTGGAGGCTGACAAAGTAAGTCCCTGACAATAAACAATCTCTCAGGGACACGGTCTCTGGCGGCATACCCGAAGTCTTGCAGTCTCAACCGAGGACTAAGTCCCTCAGTCCCCGCGATATCTCATTTTCCATCCTTTGGCGTGGCGCGGCTGCATTATGCGCCGCTGTTCTAAGGAATTGGAAATAATTTAAGTGTGAACAGCCGTCTCGGCTGTTCAAGAGCAGGCAAGATATGCCTGCCCGACAAGACTTGGATTTTATAAAATCCTGATTCCTAAGTGGAGCAGCCCATCTTGCTAAACATCGCTGGGACCCTTTCACTCTATGTAAACTGAGTGAGTAGTCCCTTCGCATTGGTGACCCCGGGCATGAGCATCGCGGCGTATCAAATCGTCTATGTAGATTGTGGGCAGTCCCGACTTTATGGCGAACTCGTGCAGCATATGGCAGAGCGACAAACCTGCTGGTTGCGCCCCATTTCATTGAGGCAAACTTCGCCCACCACTGAAACCGCAGAGTTTTTAGACGTTTCTAATGGCCCTGATATCATCTGTGCCGATCATGTGATCCAGCCCGTTTTGGATACTGACTGGCTGACGGTACTCGCCACGCTTTCTGCGACCAAAGGTGATTGTGATTACCGTAGTGCCAATCAACATTTGCGCCAATTTGTCACCTGTCTCTTGAGTTTGTGAGGCAATCCTAAGGTTCCTCGATGGGTACTTTGACGCTGGGTTTCCAGGGTCGGTGCCACCATGAACGAGCTCAAAAAACTCGGTAACTGGCCATTCAGCCCTTTAAATAACCAAGGCGACGATCTCGCGATCGTCGCCCCAATGTTCGAATAGTTAGCAAAAGGTACCGACAACCAAAAAAGCATTGACTAGCGGCCTTAATAGGCCCCCTTGCGGTATAGCACAACGAGCACGGTCTCTAGCAATAGCTTGAGGTCATAAAAGAAAGACCACCGCTCCTGGTAGCTCAAATCCATGCTGACGATATCTTCAAAATCGCTGACGGAGGAGCGCCCGCGGACTTGCCACTCGCCTGTGATGCCGGGCTTCACATTCAAGCGTTGCCAGTGGTGCTTGTCATACTGCATCACTTCATCAATCGTCGGCGGTCGGGTGCCAACTAGGCTCATGTCTCCCACCAGCACGTTCAGAAACTGGGGAAATTCGTCCAAGCTGGTTTTACGCAATAGCTTACCGACGCGGGTAATCCGAGGATCGTTCTTGTTCTTAAATACCAAACCTTGGGCTTCGTTCTGCACCAAGTGCTTCAGCTTGTCAGCGTCTGCCACCATGGAGCGAAACTTCCAAATGCGGAAGGTTTTGCCCTGGTGACCACACCGCAGTTGACTGTAAAAAATCGGGCCTGGGTTATCAATTTGAATCGCGATCGCGATCGGGACAAAAATAATTGCGGTGATCACCAGTCCCACGATCGCTCCCAAGATGTCGAGCCCTCGCTTCAACAGGCTCGTAACCGAAGGGTGCTCTAGGTTAACCCCTGTGGGGATATAAAAGCTTAAATTATCAGCGTCATTAAGAACTGCTTCGGGAACTGCAATATCGAAGTGGGCAGTACCATTTTGTATATTAACCACCGGAAAATCGACTCCTTTGATTGCTCCTCAAGCAACTACAGAATATTCTCAACTCCCATCTCCGTATATGCCCTGATGACAAGGTTCATCAAAACTTTAATCTTCACCGAATCTCGATGAAGATGCCTTCGCGATTCACGGAATCGATACTGCTGTACACGTAGCTAAAGTGACATTATATGAAGGCGTCAGTCATCCAGACGAGCGTTGAGCGTGACGTCCAGCCAGGTGCTCAAATCCCCATGGAACAAGGGCTTGACACTCTTGAGAGCGGGCCGAAAAATGTCTAAGTGCCGCGATTTAAAGCAATCTCTGGCGAGTATTTTTTTAAGCACCATCATATTAGATGCCTGCCATTCCCTGTAAAGCACCAGTGAATGGCAGGCTATGTTGCGGCTCCGTAATAATGCTGATGAAGCTTCGTTGGGCCATCAAGCTAATCAGTGATCGCTGATATCACCCGCCGCTCCCTGGCCTGTGCTGGCTGTTGAGTCAGGTTGGGCAAAGCGTCTGTGGGTCACTCAAGATGTCCGTAGGTTAAATTTACGCAGACTAGACTGTCAGTGGCGTCTATGCGAACAAGGCTCAGCCTGTCAGAACCTAGCCTGATTTATTGGCCAGTTGTACTGGGAATCGCAAGAACTTGATAAGACATGGGGGCGCGCTGCCTCAACTCAGCCGCAATATGGGCGGGGGTAATATCGGCTAAGGAGCACTCATGCTTTTGCATTAATGTGAGCAGCAGATCGCGGGAAAGCAAGGCCGCCTCTGCCAAGAAGCGATCGTTTATCGTTAAGTTGGCAGCTTGAATTTCAGCCAAGTCTTGCTGCAAGGTTTGAATCGTCGAGTCGGTAGCAAACATCGCGACCTCCGAGTAGATGTGATGGTAGTTCAATCGTTCAAAGGTTAGCCATGCCAGCCTTTGTAGTCCTGTTATAGCCCTTAGCGATATTGATAAAATCGGCAATTTCTACAGGTCTTTGACGCCCATCGCCCACGACGGCACAACATTAGTTGCATTTACGTAAGACAGAATTCCCCTTAATCCTGAGGGTGAAGTCCTTCTCCAATACGATGGAAGTTGCCTTAAGTGGTTCGCAGCAGACCCAATTTCTGCAGACGTTGATCGTTAAATCGGTCAATGACTAGGCTGGCCCCATAGCCATACAGAACATCGGCAGCATGGGTCGAGGCAACTCCCACCGTCGGAATTTGAGCCGATACTGCTGACTGAATCCCAGTTTTCGAGTCTTCAAACACGATCGCATCCTCAGGCGCAAGGTTAAACCGCTCCAACGCGGTTTGATAGGGCAGCGGGTCAGGCTTACTGCGCGGTAGCTCCCCAGCGATGAGCAAGTAATCGAAGGCGGTGTCGAGCTGCAATATATTGAGCACAAACTCAGCGTTGGCGCGGGGGGCATTGGTGACAACAGCAGTTTTCAGTTCGTGGTGTTGAATCCAGTCGTAAAGCTCGTCAAAGCCGGACATCCGCGTGAGCTCACTGGCAGCCAATTCGCGGAATTTTGCTTCTTTATCGATTACGAGTTGCGCGCCTTCGGCAGCGGAAAGTTGCGGCAACAGTTCTTTGATTAGATATTCGTTGAGCCGACCGCTGATGTGCTCTTTAAAGAAGGCGTCGTCAACGGTGTAGCCCTCGGGCTCTAAAATGTCGCGCCAGACTTTGATGTGAATCGGGTCGGTGTTGGCAAGGGTGCCGTCAAGGTCGAACAAGACCGCCTGGAGCATAGGAGTGGCTGGGTGTGTGGGTGAGAAGGTAGTCTGGGCGTGAGGCTGGGGCGTGTTTTGCTCCATTACCCGCCATGGATTCTACCAGCTGTCACGGCTGCAGGTGTGTATCATCGCGACTTGCCGTGATGCCCATGCCCAGTTGGCGATCGCTGGCAAACCGCCTTATGGGCTATCGGTCACGATCCGCAGGTGAGGGCAAAGTTGCGATAAAGCGGCCCG
Protein-coding regions in this window:
- a CDS encoding leucine-rich repeat domain-containing protein, translating into MARDEAYQEAERRIEAARQEGATELDLSGLGLTEVPEAIATLTQLQSLNLSGNQLAELPEVIATLTQLQSLNLSGNQLSELPKAIATLTQLQKLDFSGNQLTELPGFIQNFRQLQNLYFSGNQLTEMPEWIGDLTELRSLDFTDNQLETIPLTIRSLHQLRFMGLAGNQLKELPEVFFALNQLQSLNLTDNQLSKLPNSFSSLKQLRQLGLGYVAGGNYLGNLPSSVRHMKQLRRLWAYKCQLKFLPEWLGDLKNLESLELESNHLIDLPTSLVQIPLLIKIELDHNPLNPDLSAAYEQGMRAISQYLRARAEGEVLLSEAKLILVGEGEVGKSCLLGSLRGDDWLEGRPTTHGIEIKPVIVNASNNGTEITLNGWDFGGQRVYRPTHQLFFSSTAVYLVVWKPREGPQQGFVKEWITLIKHREPDAKILVVATHGGPGQRQPDIDRQELIDLFGSDTVLGFHHIDSKEGTGIAELREAIAEVAATLPGMGRKVPTKWQQIRELLEASGKPYMPYSDVIALCEEHGLEGFAAELFVRVSHTLGYLIHYHYDEILKDTVILQPDWLAKAISFVLDDELTRDRNGLVEFEHLSQLWSHPPFKGETGYPIELHPIFLRLMERFDLSYRVVLDPAVPEASNTHLIAQLVPDQRPEQLPNWGAEPEAGDRQQVQICRIVDDRGQSANAEGLFYQLIVRLHKYSLGRNNYPDSVHWQRGLMLDNDYNGRALLEHIGNDVKITVRAAYPERFLSYLTEEVKWLVESFWEGLNCNIMVPCIAPCGMENPGQGLFEVQKLIESKKKNRPEFPCTVSGCDEWQNIDQLLNNAPTTPAPSQVIGIDQFQNMAKDLENAIRSDLVKLDRREHQRYQALSREQRAMMSRIDQQFAYLMQMLIDEAKEGPRLFSFQPVDPGFFDRPNWVAEKFRLTLWCEHSRKPLPVLNPDAPKQGVYELELNREWFTKAVPVFKFVTGTLSLVLPVAASTTQFMLDDSTYQGIKEELDLGQKSLEFGIKSSNIAVDWHTKRDEAEFEHGEAIRAQGAMLRELHALLKDKDPGFGGLEKVQNKRREFLWVHPQFVDEY
- a CDS encoding DUF3598 family protein, with amino-acid sequence MASQWQRLLKNTGRWVGSFTQVSPTGEVLADTPTVVELQPLDHDNLMRQTITKQPPGEPPQETVLQYRTLAKSVLFLDNGAFSQGSMQWGPFSEFGVELGLIAANHRLRLVQLFDKNRDLHQLTLIREHLDGTAPSTRSPLRVEELVGTWVGEATTVYPDLRPDDTYATRLAIAHHSGTVEQTLQFGDGGPSIQSQGVVSGDRLLFTTGSQPVQVLLLPDGASSTCPTAITPRQPLFLEVGWLISPTHRQRLIRQYSVQGTWVSLTLVDETKVD
- a CDS encoding type II toxin-antitoxin system VapC family toxin — its product is MRYLLDTCVISDFIKGEAGTIARLKQTPPVDVAISAITVMELRYGLVLNPQRAQKVEPAIAGILSSATQLPFGTAEAEQAAQIRAVLKSQGQPIGAYDVLIAATALHHNLVMVTANQREFERVPNLQIENWRQA
- the thrB gene encoding homoserine kinase; translation: MSGAFRVAVPATTANIGPGFDCLGAALTRYNHFTFASLPTAETLQITVQGLDSDRVTTDASNLAYVAFQKFFHKIGQPVPALSLEIELDVPLARGMGSSSTAIVGGILGANAMAGEPLDAQALADFATEIEGHPDNVVPALLGGCRLTTVDDAGTATVCEVPWHPDIIPILVVPAFEVSTAQARAVLPTAYSRADAVYTMGHLGLLIQALATGNGDWLRTAIGDRIHEPYRKSLIPGYDAVTQAARDAGAYGVTISGAGPTLLALGSADRAAAIAQAMAQAWQQTGIEIVDATPLAIDTTGSTVTAIN
- a CDS encoding patatin family protein, translated to MKTLGLALGSGGARGWAHIGVIRALEEAGIQIHAIAGSSIGAFVGAIYAADELDELEAFVQNLNWRAIVSYFDVVFPSTGLLDGNRIYDLLSEHLYDRHIEDTTIPFCCVATDLETGGPVCLEQGHLADAVRASISIPGIFTPFLHSGRHLGDGGIVNPVPVDVARRLGVDVVLAVNLNHPAPPDETSGEMSTDSTAAPTRNQPDDSDPEMADGDRGAESSDNPLTEASESDRNRMPEQLDRLADQFQSTRAAKVLQRLQDQYATLQDQLQAKLDNWMPEERQGPNIFDVIGVSLNVMEQRVTHSMLTEHPPEILLQPPLSQYGIFDFHQAKAIIQTGYDYAQQQLPEIKAHLQME